A DNA window from Camelina sativa cultivar DH55 chromosome 17, Cs, whole genome shotgun sequence contains the following coding sequences:
- the LOC109129880 gene encoding uncharacterized protein LOC109129880, with the protein MAGKFFIVPAIIYARHASPYFTTKTFSTSKVNAPARYEDELLWERHGYTKLQRNNLEGGCEESYTALGKHVGKEKRRKAYSMLEKCMKARSDYFQPFFAMKRDTKERMTTCVCKKVFIAWMDFCKDTKKNNRSCVPTPAMEALVKCMKVDHSDYYHPFLTVFKTTEEHVKNEIKALGS; encoded by the exons ATGGCGGGAAAATTCTTTATTGTTCCGGCGATTATCTATGCTCGCCATGCTTCTCCTTATTTCACCACGAAAACATTCTCTACATCGAAGGTTAATGCTCCGGCAAG ATACGAG GATGAGTTGCTTTGGGAGCGGCATGGCTATACAAAGCTTCAAAGAAAC AATTTAGAAGGTGGTTGCGAAGAATCATATACAGCTTTGGGTAAACATGTGGGAAAAGAAAAACGTAGGAAAGCTTATTCGATGCTGGAAAAATGTATGAAGGCTCGCTCTGATTATTTTCAGCCGTTTTTCGCGATGAAGAGAGATACTAAAGAACGGATGACAACATGTGTTTGCAAAAAAGTCTTTATAGCTTGGATGGACTTCTGCAAAGACACTAAGAAAAACAACAGAAGTTGTGTTCCTACACCTGCCATGGAAGCCCTGGTCAAGTGTATGAAGGTTGATCACTCTGATTACTATCACCCGTTTCTCACGGTATTCAAAACTACTGAAGAACATGTTAAAAACGAGATCAAGGCCTTGGGTAGCTGA